The genome window TGCGCTAGCTCCCGCCAGTCACAGAGAGGacgctgcttcccctgcagcaggggATTCTGGCTCTCTGGAGCCCTGAGATTTTGGCCCTGGAGCTGGCACCAACTACAATCACTTCAGTCAGGCAGGagagacaaacccagcccagccccttcaTCTGCTACGAGGAAGTGGTGCTCATCTCCCTGCTGCgggtggggagcagctccccTCGGGGGCATGAGGGGCTGAGCCCGGTAAAAGTGAGGGATTCTTGGGGGAGAGTTGGTGTCCCTGCCACCTCTTTGGGCAGCACttgtgaaggggtgggggtggggggtgaaggggcCAGGTCCAGCATGAGAGAAGGAGTTTGTGTTTCAATCTCTTTCCCTCAGCAGAGGATCAGGCTCttggggtgagattttcagaagtgctccacGTTCTCCTGCCTCTATCCCCAGGGCACATACTGGGGGTTTCAGGTCTTTCCAGAGGCAGATTTTGTACCAGTGTCACCATGGCAGTTGGGGGATGGAGTTTGACTGATGTAGCTGAAAAGTAGAACCCCAGTGTGAACACAGGTATACTGGTATACAGGTGCCTCACACCAGTTCAGCCTAGTCCCCATATGCACAACTGTACCAGGGTAAAGTGGGGCAACACTCAAATACAGACAAGTCCCAGGGCATGGATAATCATGGGGCACAGTCTGGCTAGGGCCAAGACCTCTTGGAAATCCCAACCTGAATGTCTAAATACGCTGCACTCCGAGCACATAAGCAGCCACCAGGAGTCATCTCACGGCTGAGCAGCAGGACAGAGTGGTGCAGGCAGACCTTCTGCTCAGAGATCTCGGAGGGGTGGTAGAGCCTTCCCAAaaaaggccccaccccacctcttcccatagAGGCctcaaggggaagaggaggggaaggggtttgCCCTGGTGAAAAGTGGACAAGCCACgcccatccactttcaaaaagtgggagagCCATGATGACCCCCTGGTCCCCGCTGTTCCGGCACCACTGACTCGGACGCCTTGTCTTCAGGGCTGTCGCCATGCCAGGCTCCCAGTCACAATGTGGCCCTCACCATTTGTCCCCATCCACAATACAAGTCAATTCTGTTCTCCACCCACACGTAGAGCAAACCCATCCCAGGAGCTTCACTCACCGGTGAATCTCTCCAGCATTCCCCTCATGTCAAGGCAGATTTTATACCCGTTCCTCAGGGCAGGAGAAACGGCTTGTGGTGGCTGGAGCTTCACATGCTCACTCCTGTGAAGAAAACGTCCCCTCATCACTCATCTGCTCTGTACCCACATCACTCATGGGAAcagaaggagaaaaggaaatgGAAACAGACCTGATCAATGTGCTTTTCACATCCTGaaaggagacagagagacaggGAGCTGAGTTAACACTACATGCAAAACATGCAAAACCGAGTGACTTTCCATTCTCTACCACATTGAATCCACCACATTTAGCATGTCAGGGCAGCCGCTTCTGTGCAGGACACTAGGCAGTGAGCACCTGGTTCTGACTCTCAGAGGAGCTGAGTGTCATGTGACCATGGCACAGACTGGGGGGGATGTGACGTTCTGCGAACACTGAACAGGGAGCTTTGTTGGGACAAGGAAAGCAGCAGCATccctaaccagggccggctccaggcaccagcttaccaagcagatgcttggggcggccgctctggacaggggcagcacgtccagctattcggcggcaattcggcggacggtccctcactcccgctcggagcgaaggacctcccgcccaattgccgccgcagatcgtgatcgcggcttcttttttctttttctttttgcgccgcttgggacggcaaaaatcctggagccggccctgtccctaacgcccctctgtctgtccctccccttccctgcaaaGCTGCCACCCAACtgtccccagcctccccccctccTGGTTTCCTGTTGCAGATCTAAGGAGACAGTGCCCGGATCCTCACTCTagaggggctggagccaggggtgctgggggtacTGCTGTACTCCTGggctggaagtggtttccattatacacagggtttacagtttggttcagtggctctcaatgtccccactatacacattgttccagccccctgcctcactcTGAGCAGCTCAGCGCCCATTGCTTCAGCTGGAGCGTGGGTGCTCAGCCCGTCCTAGATCAATAGAGCCTTGTGTGCATACAAAATCTGTCTGCGCATCGGAGCCGCGATCCAAAacatggccagggccggctctaggcaccagcaaaacaagctggtgcttggggcggcacatttttaggggcggcatggccggcgccagaatgccgcccctactGCCCCTAAAAaagtgccccggccgccctagctcacctccgctgctgctgccgcttgagagcctgggagggagggggagactctgagtggccgcggcgcgggcgccgcttctcccccttccccctccctccctccctccctcctaggcttgagagcctggggggaggaggcagggctggggatttggggaaggggcggagttgaggcggggcctggggtggggtaattaaaaaatgggggagggggggggacggccaaaattgtttttgctttgggcggcaaaaatcctagagccggccctgaacgtGGCTCATGTCGGCTCTGACAGGACCTGGGCTTCTGTTTATGTTGGGAAACTGTCAGAGCAGCCCCTGGAAATAGGATTGGTCACAATTCCTGGGATCTGGTCACTGCCCAGAGGGTTTGGTGCTGCAGGATGGATGAGGGGGAGGTTGTTAACAGTCTcacctgcagcagctcagcggccGGTTGCAGACACTTCTCCTGTAGCTCTGTGATGAGACTGATCAGAGTGGTGCTCTGCTCCGAGAGCTTTGTTATATTGTCCTGTAGTCTCTGCAGTGTCTCCCTCTCCTCCGCCGCCAGTCTCCGCAGGAGCAGCTGCTCTTCCTCACTCAGAACCTGGTGTGGTGCAGTTTCTTAAATTCACGTTGTGATCGACTGTCTCCGATTCTCCACTTTGCCCTTTAGTAAACAATGGAGCGGGAACAAAGTCCCCAGCCAGCGCTGGGCTGAGTCTGCCTCACAGATCAGAGAGCTGGTCATGGGGGTGTACAGATCACGAACCCAGAGGAGACTTTAGAGTAATGGATCATGGTAAAGGATCTGAAAAAATGTCCATCTGGCAAAATGTAACGGGGTCACACTCCCAACCTCTGCCGCAATACgcccaccccaacccctctcctGCACTGTGGGCAGGGGGTCTGAGTGGCAGGATGGGAGGGCTGTGATCTGCTCCTGTCGATCATGGTGACCTTGCTGGCTTGGGGACAAGCAGTGGCCAACCTTGGTGACCCCTTGAACAGTGAAGCAGGGGTGGAAGCATATGGCCTCTCCCCGACCCAGTGTCCCCCAGAAGGAGGATCTGGGACCCCACGGGCTAGGTGGGGGGGATGGATCGGGGGAGGACAGGGGTTAGCACATGCAGATAGTGGTACATGAGTGGGATACTGGCCAACACAAAGAAGTGATGGTacatgggtgggggaagagatgcCAGCACATGGGGTAGGGTACAAGGCTGAGGGCAGCACATGGTGGCAGTGTTACATGAGGGAACTGGGCAAGGACAGCCATTTCTTTGCACAGCCAGGAAGCCGGAAATCTCCCTGCTACACAGGCTGAGCGACTAGATTGTTGATCAAAAATCTTCATAGCTCTGATTGTCTGCCCTTTGCTATCAGGCAGGGAAagacagccaatcagaggggatTTCTCTGCAAACTTGGCGTGTTCCCTGCCTACCCTTGAGAAGGGTTTGAACCCCCACAGTCCCTGagctggctgctctgggggcaGGTCTGGCTGCATGAGGAGTCAGTGGGTCTGTGTGTACaggacggtgtgtgtgtgtgtggggggtgtacaggacagtgggggggcgggggctgcaaaGTGAGTGGGGATTGGGTGTATGGGGAGCCCTGGGGTGGGTTTGTGCTGCTGCCCATGGGCCAAGACTTGTCCTCCCAGGGTTGCTGCACTGGGATCCCCACCAGAGACATTTCCCGCCCCTGGTACCATGGCACCAGCCTGGGGAAAACAGCCAGAGCAGGATATAACCTCAGCCTGCAGCGTTATGGCCCCACATCCCTGGGAACGCTTCGGGGGGAAGGGCGCAGGGAAAGATAAACCCAGACACCCACCTGCCACTCTATGGATTTCTTCTCCTCTTCGGATGTCAGTGCCAGGGCCTCCTCCAGCTCCATCAGCAGAGGGCCCAGGGCTGCCTGGAGTTTCACCTGCAGGAGCATTGTGTGCAACCAACAGCCATTGTGAACCCAGGACGGGAGTGAACACTGCAGCCCCCCTGAATCTGGGAGTGGGGAGTGAACCCCATTAGCAGCCTCCTGATCCTTGGCTGTGAGGACtgaagcctcagtttccctgagcccaggaggggcaGAGTGAACCCTGCAGCCTCCAAGATCCTGGGAAGGGgcatgaaccccccccccccccaggattttAAGTTCCTCTTCAGATAACTGTGCCCCTATTTTGTTTGTCTATTGCTATCCAAGTCCCTTTGGACCATGGCTGGTTGAGAGCTGTGTGACTAACCTGCAAAGCAGGGGATTCAACTcccatcagccccctcccctcttcaCACGCCTCTCCCCTTCCGGGTAAGCAGGGGGCCCTGGACCAGGAGGTGGCTGGGCTCTGTTTGGGAAGCCACGGCTGGATGGTGAGCAGGAGCTACAGAGAAGCCAGATGCACAGAGGACGCCCCAGGTTCACGGGGCTGCGTGTGGACTAGGGTGGGAGATCCCGTCAGAACAGTGGGGGGCACGTCCGTGGGGGGCTTTTTGGGGCAGCAGCAGTAGCGGGGCAGGAGCCAATGCAGAAGGGCCCCAATGAGAGACACTAAGTGAATCCCACCAGTTCCTGTTTGCTTGACTAGTGAGGGGCACCGCAGGCACTAGGGCTGAAGAGTTAGATGGCCCCAGGGACCCAAACGGGAACGGCTATTGCTCACCTAGAACTGTAGCTCTGCAAGCCTCTGTACCTGGAGTAATTCCTGCCATGCCTGGCAAACACCCTTCCCCTCGCGTCTGGGGGGTGGCTGGAGCCCACCAGGACTGCTGAAGCACCTACCGTGCTTGCCTCGGAGTCACGGTTCACCGGGCACACTACTGGCACCCTAGGGGTTTGGTGCACTCCAGCACTGATCCCAGCAGCCATCTCTGTGGAGGAGCACAACAGGTCCCTAAAGGAGCTTAATGAACCCCGAGCAGTAGTAATTCCCCACCTTGTAGTCGTGGGCAGCCTCCTCCACAGGGAGCGTAGTGTGATCTCGGTGGTCCCGGGACTCCCTGCAAACCACACAGATGGCTTCTCCATCCTCCTCACAGAAGAGTTTGAGTTTTTCCTGGTGTTGCTCACACAGATTCTCCTTCTGTCCTTTCCCTGGCTTTAACCTCAGTTGTTTGATGTTGTCTACAATATTGGCCAGCTTCCTGTTGGACCGGAATTTCCTTTTCTCAAATGGCATCCGGCACTCAGGACAGGGGAACGTGGTGCCCGATACAGGCTCCCCGTGCTCACTGTACTGGGtgatgcaggctcggcagaaGTTGTGCCCACAGTCTATGGTCACCGGCTCCGTCAGATACTCCAGGCAGATGGAGCACGTGGCTTCTTCTTGCATTTTCTGTGATGGACTTGCTGAGGCCATTGCAGTTGGACTCTGGGTTTTATTTCTCTGTCTTTTGCTCCGTGTCGGGGAAGGGCCGCTCCTCCCAGTCGGGGCAGAGGAGAGGTGGACTGCAAGAGAATACAAATAAATTGAAGGAACTACCCGGCAGGACAGGGAGAGTGAAGGGAGTCATGGTAAAGGGATGTAGCAGGACGGGAGAGATTGGGAGGGGTATATCACTGATCTTACTGAGGCTGTGATCCCTACGCcttttagcacccatcaacccttagccagggagcggggctactcagggagaccagggctttaaaaagcccgcttctaagcaaccagaggagctagcgaacaggagcgGCTAACCGGAGTTTTGCGAGGAAGTTTACAGGTGGAGTGTGAGTGGGGGCTAGAACTCAACATCCTTTAAACTTAAAAGCCCCAAACACCCCCTTGatagaaacaaaacaacaacacagGACCCaactgcaggagtaaaaagaaaatgcaggcagaagtccagcaacagagtggggactatccagtttattgcacccaatgcagcatgtatgattatctgccctatgggcaggtggcgtatgtgtgcatccGGTGCAAGGAGCCCCTGGACCTCAGAGACGGTGTACAGGTTTGGAGACCAGGGTGGCGGAGCTGGCGGAcctgagggagacagagaggtacacagatgagactctccaggacacagtagaacggtcccatccctggtctgacagcctctgtgctgttgaggaggatgaaagtcccagggaaggagaacatccaactggagcagaggggaatgaTCCCATACTTGGGACCCTCCCCTCCAGATAATGTTGTGGtttcctctcgcactgaggatacctctccgggggagggaactccagctaTTAGGAAGAGACgggtattagtaatgggcgatttgatcattagaaacatagatagctgggtttgcgatgaccgggagaaccatatggtgacttgtctgcctggtgcgaaggttgcggatctctcaagacatctagatagacttatgtgtagtgctgggaaggagccggtggtcatggtacatgtaagTACCAATGagatagggaaggataggagagatgtcctggaggccaaatttaggctgctggtttgaagtccaggacctccatggtagcattctctgagatgctcccagttccacgcacaggACCAGTTAGACAGGCAAAGCTGCAGgatctcaatgcatggatgagataatggtgtggggaggaggggtttagatttattaggaactcgGGAAACTTttaggaaaggaggagcctatacaggaaggatgggctccacctaaaccaaaatggaaccagattgctggcacttaacattaaaaagactGTAGAGTCtttagtttttaaactaagggctgggggaaagccaaaaGGTGCGGAGGAGCAAGCatgtggttcggacagagacatcccttgggGGAGGATATATTAATGGagaatctctatgtcctagtgagAACGGGagaatggaaaatgataaaaacagGCAGgatctgatcagaaacagtcaaatgaaaaaaagtcccattcaattacgttgtgtaatggcagacagccaaaaggagacaagtttttaaagtgcttatataccaaagCTAAAAGTCTAAATagtaaaatgggtgaactagagtgcctcgtattaaatgagaatattgatataataggcatcacagaaacttggtggaatgaggatcatcaatgggatacagtaataccagggtacaaaatatattggaaggacagaacaggttgtgctggtgggggagtggcattatatatgaaagaaagcgtagaaacaaatgaagtaaaaatcgtaAATGAATCAAATTGTACCATAGAATCGCTATGGAtaataattccatgctctaatcatacgaatatagcagtagggatctATTAACGACcaactgaccaggatggtgatagtgactgtgaaatgctcagggacatTAGAGAAgctattgaaataaaaaaaactcaataataatgggggatttcaatgatcccatattgactgggtacatgtcacctcaggatgggatgcagagataaagtttcttgaccccttaaatgactgcttcttggagcagctggtcctggaacccacaagaggagaggcaattcttcatttggtcttaagtggagcacaggatctggtccaagaggtgaatatagctggaccccttggtaatagtgaccataatataattaaattttacatccctgtggcaggaaaacactacagcagcccaacactgtagcatttaatttcagaaaggggaactacacaaaaatgaggaggttagttaaacagaaattaaagggtacagcgcaaaagtgaaatccctgcaagctgcatgaaaCTTTttagacaccataatagaggctcaacttgaatgtgtaccccaaattaaaaaacatagtaagagaaccaaaaaagagccactgtggctaaacaacaaagtaaaagaagcagtgagaggggaaaagacatcctttaaaaagtaaaA of Chrysemys picta bellii isolate R12L10 chromosome 11, ASM1138683v2, whole genome shotgun sequence contains these proteins:
- the LOC101945267 gene encoding LOW QUALITY PROTEIN: E3 ubiquitin-protein ligase TRIM39-like (The sequence of the model RefSeq protein was modified relative to this genomic sequence to represent the inferred CDS: substituted 2 bases at 2 genomic stop codons), which encodes MASASPSQKMQEEATCSICLEYLTEPVTIDCGHNFCRACITQYSEHGEPVSGTTFPCPECRMPFEKRKFRSNRKLANIVDNIKQLRLKPGKGQKENLCEQHQEKLKLFCEEDGEAICVVCRESRDHRDHTTLPVEEAAHDYKVKLQAALGPLLMELEEALALTSEEEKKSIEWQGKVENRRQSITTXIXETAPHQVLSEEEQLLLRRLAAEERETLQRLQDNITKLSEQSTTLISLITELQEKCLQPAAELLQDVKSTLIRSEHVKLQPPQAVSPALRNGYKICLDMRGMLERFTVDVTLDPDTANRWLVLSEDRKRVRHGDTRQDLPDNPERFETSACVLGAGGFTGGWSYWEVEVGDKPEWALGVCRESVSRRGKVTASPKHGYWTLCLRGGVYKALTSPPTPLPVSVRPSRVGVFLDYGAGEVSFYNVTDRSHLFTFTDTFSGTLRPCFYPGYSAGGTNAAPLIICPVPAQAGGNFCPVQ